From one Aquipuribacter hungaricus genomic stretch:
- a CDS encoding methyltransferase family protein yields the protein MSRHAADDPGTAVRRLVRWLVTGWVRPGWLVPLQGAAMVGHLLPGGPAVRLPAAVRAAGVVGLAGGIALSTASATSLGSELTPATTPREGAQLRTEGPYALSRHPLYAGLLVASLGAVLLRGRLSTVVSAVGLAAVLHVKALEEDRALAGLFGERYEAYRARVPRLLGLPGR from the coding sequence ATGAGCAGGCACGCCGCCGACGACCCCGGGACCGCTGTCCGCCGCCTGGTCCGGTGGCTGGTGACCGGCTGGGTGCGGCCGGGGTGGCTGGTGCCGCTGCAGGGCGCGGCGATGGTCGGGCACCTGCTGCCCGGAGGGCCCGCGGTGCGGCTGCCGGCAGCGGTGCGGGCGGCCGGCGTGGTCGGCCTCGCGGGCGGCATCGCCCTGTCGACGGCGTCCGCCACGTCGCTGGGCAGCGAGCTCACCCCCGCGACGACGCCCCGCGAGGGCGCGCAGCTGAGGACGGAGGGCCCGTACGCGCTGAGCCGGCACCCGCTGTACGCCGGGCTGCTCGTCGCCTCGCTCGGCGCGGTGCTGCTGCGTGGCCGGCTGAGCACCGTCGTGTCCGCCGTCGGCCTCGCCGCCGTGCTGCACGTCAAGGCCCTCGAGGAGGACAGGGCGCTCGCCGGGCTGTTCGGCGAGCGCTACGAGGCCTACCGGGCCCGCGTGCCCCGGCTGCTGGGGCTGCCCGGCCGCTGA